From Simonsiella muelleri ATCC 29453:
CGGCAAATTATTAAATAAACCGATTGATAACAAAGTGTTGGAGCATTATTTGCTGGTTGCTCTCTACCAACTCAATTACACGCGCAACGCACCACACGCGGTGGTCAATGAAGCCGTGAGCAACATCGCCAAAATTGGGCGTGGGCAATATCGCTCGTTTGCTAACGCCATTCTACGCCGATTTTTGCGCGAACAAGATGGGCTAAATAAAGCATGTCAATTTAATGACGTGGCAAAATATAATTTACCTATTTGGTTGATTCAATTATTGAAAAATCAATATCCTAAACATTGGCATAATATGGTAACGGCATTTCAGTCGCGTCCGCCACTCACATTGCGCGTGAATCGCCGTCATGCAAATTCGGAGCAATATTTTAAGTTATTACAAGAACTTAATATTCAAGCCAAAGTGTTGGACGAATATGCCATTCGCATTACCGAACCCATACCCGTGAATCAGTTACCAAAATTTACAGAAGGTGTTGTTTCTGTACAGGATTTTGGTGCGCAACAAGCGGCTTATTTATTGAACCCGCAAGCCGGTGAGCGTGTGTTAGACGCTTGCGCTGCACCTGGAGGCAAAACAGGGCATATTTTGGAATTAGCCGATTGTGATGTGGTTGCTTTGGATATTGATAACAAACGGTTAGCACGTGTGCAGGAGAATTTGTCGCGTTTAAATTTTCAGGCAACCTTACATTGTGCGCCTGCGGAAAATGTGCATGAATGGTGGGACG
This genomic window contains:
- the rsmB gene encoding 16S rRNA (cytosine(967)-C(5))-methyltransferase RsmB; its protein translation is MSLSQVQTLATQTLFAVENGKNLSDELAHIIVQNPELSPQDKGMLQDIAYGCQRFSGSLKYMLGKLLNKPIDNKVLEHYLLVALYQLNYTRNAPHAVVNEAVSNIAKIGRGQYRSFANAILRRFLREQDGLNKACQFNDVAKYNLPIWLIQLLKNQYPKHWHNMVTAFQSRPPLTLRVNRRHANSEQYFKLLQELNIQAKVLDEYAIRITEPIPVNQLPKFTEGVVSVQDFGAQQAAYLLNPQAGERVLDACAAPGGKTGHILELADCDVVALDIDNKRLARVQENLSRLNFQATLHCAPAENVHEWWDGQPFDAILADVPCTASGTMKRNPDIKWLRRPTDALKTAKQQEAMLDELWGTLKVGGRMLLATCSIFAEENSLQCQKFNKRHNDAILQEEKMLLPNEKQDGFYYALFVKQAAK